The Caldibacillus debilis DSM 16016 genome includes a window with the following:
- a CDS encoding NAD(P)/FAD-dependent oxidoreductase, with protein sequence MKEDKQIYDITVIGGGPTGLFAAFYGGLRNATVKIIESLPQLGGQLAALYPEKYIYDVAGFPKIRAQDLVNALIEQAKMFNPTVCLEQSVQKVEKLDNGIFRLTTDKEIHYSKTVIITAGNGAFQPRRLELEEAKQYEGKNLHYFVTDLQYFSGKRVAVFGGGDSAVDWSLMLEPIAKKVTIIHRRDKFRAHESSVEKLKNSKVEIKTPFVPAELIGDGEKIAQIVLKHAKEETTEVLDVDEVVVNYGFISSLGPIKDWGLDIVKNSIVVNSKMETNIPGIYAAGDICIYEGKVKLIATGFGEAPIAVNNAKAYIDPKARVQPVHSTSLFEQ encoded by the coding sequence TTGAAAGAAGATAAACAAATTTATGACATAACCGTGATCGGCGGCGGTCCCACCGGTCTTTTTGCCGCTTTTTACGGCGGGCTGCGAAACGCCACCGTTAAAATCATAGAGAGCTTGCCCCAGCTGGGCGGCCAACTGGCGGCATTGTATCCGGAAAAATATATCTATGATGTGGCCGGGTTCCCGAAGATCCGGGCCCAGGATTTGGTCAACGCCCTGATCGAACAAGCGAAAATGTTCAATCCGACCGTCTGCCTGGAACAATCCGTTCAAAAGGTGGAAAAGCTGGACAACGGCATTTTCCGGCTGACGACGGACAAGGAAATCCATTATTCAAAAACCGTCATCATCACCGCCGGAAACGGCGCCTTCCAGCCGCGGCGGCTGGAACTGGAAGAAGCCAAACAATATGAGGGAAAAAATCTCCACTACTTCGTCACCGACCTCCAATATTTTTCCGGGAAAAGGGTGGCCGTCTTCGGCGGGGGCGACTCCGCGGTCGACTGGTCGCTCATGCTTGAGCCGATCGCCAAAAAAGTGACGATCATCCACCGCAGGGACAAGTTCCGTGCCCATGAAAGCAGCGTGGAAAAGCTGAAAAATTCCAAGGTGGAAATCAAAACCCCCTTTGTCCCGGCGGAGCTGATCGGAGACGGGGAAAAAATTGCGCAAATCGTGCTGAAGCATGCGAAAGAAGAGACGACGGAAGTCCTCGACGTGGACGAAGTGGTCGTCAACTACGGTTTTATCTCCTCCCTCGGTCCGATCAAAGACTGGGGCCTTGATATCGTAAAAAATTCCATCGTCGTCAATTCGAAAATGGAAACGAACATCCCCGGCATCTACGCCGCCGGTGACATCTGCATCTATGAAGGGAAAGTGAAGCTGATCGCCACCGGGTTCGGCGAAGCGCCGATCGCGGTGAACAACGCCAAAGCCTACATCGACCCGAAAGCAAGGGTGCAGCCGGTCCACAGCACTTCCCTTTTCGAACAATGA
- a CDS encoding NAD(P)/FAD-dependent oxidoreductase, translating into MVKKPAVVVLGAGYGGLMATVKLQKLLHPNEADIVLVNKNDYHYETTWLHEASAGTLHHDRVRYRIRDVVNTNRVKFIQDTVEEIKADEQKVILSGGELHYDYLVIALGGESETFGIQGLKEHALSITNVNMARKIREHIEYQFATYKAEDEKREELLTIVVGGAGFTGIEFLGELVNRVPELCEEYDIDPKKVKIICVEAAPVILPGFDPELVNYAVSLLEKKGVEFRISTPIKECTPEGVVVGKGENETELIKAGTVIWAAGVRGNSVIEKSGFENMRGRVKVDMYLRMPGHENIFVIGDCSLVINEETNRPYPPTAQIAMQQGEHTAKNIAALIRNQELDDFVFDNKGTVCSLGEKDAIAIVFGKKLTGFKAAFMKKVVDNRALYLVGGLPLVLKKGKFKLL; encoded by the coding sequence ATGGTAAAGAAACCAGCTGTTGTTGTATTAGGCGCGGGGTACGGCGGCCTGATGGCGACCGTCAAACTGCAGAAGTTGCTGCACCCCAACGAAGCGGACATCGTCTTGGTGAACAAAAACGATTACCACTATGAAACGACGTGGCTGCATGAAGCATCCGCCGGCACGCTGCATCACGACCGGGTCCGCTACCGCATCCGCGACGTGGTCAACACGAACCGGGTGAAATTCATCCAAGATACCGTCGAGGAAATCAAGGCGGACGAACAAAAGGTGATTTTGTCCGGCGGCGAACTCCATTACGATTATTTGGTCATTGCCTTGGGCGGCGAATCGGAAACCTTCGGCATCCAAGGATTGAAGGAACATGCCCTGTCGATCACCAATGTCAACATGGCCAGAAAAATCCGCGAGCATATTGAATACCAATTCGCCACCTACAAGGCGGAGGATGAAAAAAGGGAGGAACTTTTGACCATCGTCGTCGGCGGCGCCGGCTTTACCGGCATCGAGTTCCTCGGGGAATTGGTCAACCGCGTTCCCGAACTGTGTGAAGAATACGACATCGATCCGAAGAAAGTGAAGATCATCTGCGTGGAAGCGGCGCCGGTCATCCTGCCCGGATTCGATCCCGAACTGGTCAATTACGCCGTCTCCCTGCTGGAGAAGAAAGGCGTCGAGTTCCGCATCTCCACGCCGATTAAAGAATGCACGCCGGAAGGGGTCGTCGTCGGCAAAGGGGAAAACGAAACGGAGCTCATCAAGGCTGGCACCGTGATCTGGGCAGCAGGGGTCCGGGGAAATTCCGTCATTGAAAAATCCGGGTTCGAGAACATGAGAGGCCGGGTCAAAGTGGACATGTATCTGCGGATGCCCGGACACGAAAATATTTTCGTCATCGGCGACTGCTCGCTCGTCATCAATGAAGAAACGAACCGCCCCTATCCGCCGACGGCGCAGATCGCCATGCAGCAGGGAGAACATACCGCGAAGAATATCGCTGCTTTAATCCGCAATCAAGAACTGGATGATTTCGTCTTTGACAACAAGGGGACGGTTTGTTCCTTGGGCGAAAAAGACGCCATCGCCATCGTCTTCGGGAAAAAATTGACCGGCTTTAAGGCGGCCTTCATGAAAAAAGTGGTGGACAACCGCGCCCTCTATTTGGTCGGCGGACTTCCGCTCGTCCTAAAAAAAGGAAAGTTCAAACTGTTATAA
- a CDS encoding YuiB family protein gives MAVSVLLFFVLFFGIGFILNMVLRMTWLMAALYPIVVIFIIDQVKWYEYFTKPGESLGRLWERILSLHAADVIILLSGFAGAVLSGIAIRILRQKGYQMF, from the coding sequence ATGGCGGTTTCCGTGCTGCTGTTTTTCGTTCTTTTTTTCGGCATCGGTTTTATCTTGAACATGGTGCTGCGGATGACGTGGCTGATGGCCGCCCTTTATCCGATCGTCGTCATCTTCATTATCGATCAGGTGAAATGGTATGAATACTTCACCAAGCCGGGGGAATCCCTTGGCCGCCTGTGGGAGCGGATCCTTTCCCTCCATGCGGCGGATGTGATCATTTTGCTGTCCGGGTTTGCCGGGGCCGTTCTCTCGGGGATTGCCATCCGCATCCTGCGCCAAAAAGGCTATCAAATGTTTTAA
- a CDS encoding 3D domain-containing protein: MPTLSRWLRRIVMTVLFVAAFLTTFQALTGIKWTGIKAEAAGFLLEEANYGGYSSDDLPYIHALKEVNLSYKTLNQEKREETKISSSTSIQGKVPPLEEAFDWEKYPKVKVVATGYTAGYESTGKRPGDPDFGITYSGVKVKRDLYSTIAADLNVFPLGTILFIPEYGYGVVADKGGAIKGNKIDLYFETVKDVYEQWGKKTVDVYVVKMGNGKVTNRDLKNLNEDEGMQVFRERYVQSVKK, translated from the coding sequence ATGCCGACTTTATCCAGATGGTTAAGAAGGATCGTCATGACCGTGCTGTTTGTCGCCGCCTTTTTGACGACATTTCAGGCATTGACGGGGATCAAATGGACGGGAATTAAAGCGGAAGCCGCGGGATTTTTGCTTGAGGAAGCGAATTACGGCGGATATTCATCCGATGATCTTCCATACATCCATGCGTTGAAAGAAGTCAATCTATCTTATAAAACATTAAACCAAGAAAAACGGGAAGAAACGAAAATTTCATCGAGCACCTCCATCCAAGGGAAAGTCCCCCCTTTGGAAGAGGCGTTTGACTGGGAAAAGTACCCGAAGGTGAAAGTCGTCGCCACGGGCTATACCGCCGGTTACGAATCCACGGGGAAGCGGCCCGGGGATCCCGATTTCGGCATCACCTATTCGGGGGTAAAAGTCAAGAGGGATTTATACTCGACCATTGCGGCGGATTTAAATGTTTTCCCGCTCGGGACCATCCTCTTCATCCCCGAATACGGGTATGGGGTCGTCGCCGACAAGGGAGGCGCCATCAAAGGAAACAAAATTGATTTATATTTTGAAACCGTGAAAGACGTTTACGAACAGTGGGGGAAAAAGACCGTTGATGTCTATGTCGTGAAGATGGGAAACGGCAAGGTGACGAACCGGGATTTGAAGAATTTGAACGAAGATGAAGGAATGCAAGTGTTCCGCGAACGTTATGTTCAAAGCGTGAAAAAGTGA
- the queG gene encoding tRNA epoxyqueuosine(34) reductase QueG gives MEALNTLKKEIIAYSKEIGIDKIGFTTADPFTELKNRLIRQRELNYQSGFEEPDIEKRTDPRLSLEGAQSIISIAVCYPSKMKNPVRGNREERRGIFARSSWGEDYHRVLNDKLEKLGQFIRSKVPDARYKPMVDTGPLADRAVAERAGIGWSGKNCAIITPEFGSYVYLGELITNIPFEPDAPIEDRCGSCNRCLEACPTGALVRAGQINAKICISYLTQTKEDIPEPYRKKIGNRLYGCDTCQVVCPYNKGKDFHFHPEFEPDPEAAKPLLKPLLSISNREFKERFGHMSGAWRGKKPIQRNAIIALAHFKDVTAVEDLGKVLAEDPREVIRKTAAWALGKIGGERAKEILSSARDREKSEQVLAEIGRALKMLQ, from the coding sequence ATGGAAGCGCTGAATACTTTGAAGAAGGAAATCATTGCGTACAGCAAGGAGATCGGCATCGACAAAATCGGGTTTACGACCGCCGATCCTTTCACCGAATTAAAAAACCGGCTGATCCGGCAAAGGGAATTGAATTACCAATCCGGCTTCGAAGAGCCGGACATCGAAAAACGGACCGATCCCCGGCTTTCCTTGGAGGGCGCCCAATCGATCATTTCCATTGCCGTCTGTTACCCTTCAAAAATGAAAAACCCCGTCCGGGGCAACCGGGAGGAAAGAAGGGGGATTTTTGCCCGTTCTTCCTGGGGGGAAGACTACCACCGGGTGTTGAATGACAAGCTGGAAAAACTGGGGCAGTTTATCCGTTCCAAAGTCCCCGACGCCCGGTATAAACCGATGGTCGATACGGGGCCCCTCGCCGACCGGGCGGTGGCCGAGCGGGCGGGGATCGGATGGAGCGGGAAAAACTGCGCCATCATTACCCCGGAATTCGGATCCTATGTCTACCTGGGGGAATTGATTACGAATATTCCTTTTGAGCCGGATGCCCCGATCGAGGATCGGTGCGGATCCTGCAATCGATGTTTGGAAGCCTGTCCCACCGGCGCCCTCGTCCGTGCCGGCCAAATCAATGCGAAAATATGCATTTCCTATTTGACCCAAACGAAAGAGGACATCCCGGAACCCTACCGCAAAAAAATCGGCAACCGGCTGTACGGCTGCGACACCTGCCAGGTCGTATGCCCTTATAACAAAGGAAAAGATTTTCATTTTCATCCGGAATTCGAACCGGATCCGGAGGCGGCAAAGCCGCTTTTAAAGCCGCTCTTGTCGATCTCGAACCGGGAATTTAAGGAAAGATTCGGACACATGTCCGGCGCCTGGCGGGGGAAAAAGCCGATTCAGCGGAACGCGATTATCGCCCTTGCCCATTTTAAAGACGTGACTGCCGTTGAGGACTTGGGGAAGGTTTTGGCGGAAGATCCCCGGGAAGTGATCCGGAAGACGGCGGCCTGGGCGTTGGGAAAAATCGGAGGGGAAAGGGCGAAGGAGATTTTGTCCTCCGCCCGGGATAGGGAAAAATCGGAACAGGTGTTGGCGGAAATCGGCCGAGCGTTGAAAATGCTGCAATAA
- a CDS encoding amidase domain-containing protein gives MLEHIKNAASRRVKQCVDDRLTGCGKITRKKQLMKKRGAEIIKAEARGKINGIREESELKRVDYDLELSLFIKQKNRYYLEQEVENRVATFYQNVFVSDEEQEAAEEEADYRLAGEFAEEAERLRFIYDRLRAVQYAERWWNDYNPRFEKFAVDCTNFISQCLYAGGAPMRGYPDRSKGWWMQNKNWSYSWSTSHSLRQYLLSSKVGLRGKRVAHPAELKLGDVIFYDFQGNGRFDHSTIVTAKDADGMPLVNAHTTNSRMRYWSYEDSSAYTENIQYTFVTIVDDREE, from the coding sequence ATGCTGGAGCACATCAAAAACGCCGCTTCAAGGCGGGTGAAACAATGTGTCGACGATCGTCTGACGGGCTGCGGGAAAATCACCCGGAAAAAGCAGCTGATGAAAAAACGGGGTGCGGAGATCATCAAGGCGGAAGCCAGGGGAAAAATCAACGGGATCCGGGAAGAATCCGAATTGAAGCGGGTGGATTACGATCTGGAATTATCGCTGTTCATCAAGCAGAAAAACCGCTATTACCTCGAGCAGGAAGTGGAGAACCGGGTGGCCACTTTCTATCAAAATGTCTTCGTTTCCGACGAGGAGCAGGAAGCCGCAGAGGAAGAGGCCGATTACCGGCTGGCGGGCGAGTTTGCGGAGGAAGCGGAAAGATTGCGTTTCATTTACGACCGGCTGCGGGCGGTCCAGTATGCCGAACGCTGGTGGAACGACTACAATCCCCGGTTTGAAAAATTTGCCGTGGACTGCACCAATTTTATTTCCCAATGCCTTTATGCGGGCGGCGCGCCGATGCGGGGCTACCCGGACCGGAGCAAGGGATGGTGGATGCAAAACAAAAATTGGAGCTACAGCTGGTCCACCTCCCATTCCTTGCGCCAGTATTTATTATCGTCGAAAGTCGGTTTGAGGGGAAAACGGGTGGCCCATCCCGCCGAACTGAAGCTGGGGGATGTGATCTTTTACGATTTCCAGGGAAATGGCCGCTTTGACCATTCCACGATCGTAACGGCGAAGGACGCTGACGGCATGCCCCTCGTCAATGCCCATACGACGAACAGCCGCATGCGTTATTGGTCATACGAAGATTCATCCGCCTATACGGAAAACATCCAATACACGTTCGTGACCATTGTCGATGACAGGGAAGAATAG
- the nfsA gene encoding oxygen-insensitive NADPH nitroreductase — protein sequence MNPVVETILSHRSIRDFEEKKLTKEQIETIIRCAQAASTSSFLQAYSIIGVTDEEKKARLAEIASNQRHVAKNGHLFVFCADLYRHRIAFEMEGEQAAKNLESTELFMVALIDAALAAQNAALAAESMGLGICYIGSLRNDLEEVSRILDLPDFVLPLFGLTVGYPAKINEQKPRLALEHIYHENGYEKDKNKYIEQLRAYNETVRSYYRKRTGGLRADTWTGQAVKTLMKNERLYVHDYIKKKGFNKI from the coding sequence ATGAATCCTGTCGTAGAAACCATCCTTTCCCACCGTTCGATCAGGGATTTTGAAGAGAAAAAACTGACGAAGGAACAGATTGAAACGATCATCCGATGCGCCCAAGCGGCCTCCACATCCAGCTTTTTGCAGGCTTATTCGATCATCGGGGTAACCGATGAAGAAAAGAAGGCCCGCTTGGCGGAAATCGCCTCCAATCAGAGGCATGTGGCAAAAAACGGGCATTTGTTCGTCTTTTGCGCCGACCTGTACCGCCACCGCATCGCCTTTGAGATGGAAGGGGAGCAGGCCGCAAAGAACCTGGAAAGCACGGAATTATTTATGGTCGCCCTGATCGATGCGGCCCTCGCCGCGCAAAATGCCGCCTTGGCCGCGGAATCGATGGGGCTGGGGATCTGCTATATCGGGAGTTTGCGGAATGACCTGGAGGAGGTCAGCCGGATTTTGGATCTTCCCGATTTTGTCTTGCCGCTGTTTGGGCTGACCGTCGGCTACCCGGCGAAAATAAACGAACAAAAACCCCGTTTGGCGCTGGAACATATTTACCACGAAAACGGGTACGAAAAGGATAAGAACAAATACATAGAACAGCTTCGCGCATACAACGAAACCGTCCGGTCTTATTACCGCAAACGGACGGGAGGCCTGCGGGCCGATACTTGGACGGGGCAGGCGGTCAAAACCCTGATGAAAAATGAGCGCCTGTACGTGCATGATTACATCAAGAAAAAAGGATTCAACAAGATCTAA
- the trmL gene encoding tRNA (uridine(34)/cytosine(34)/5-carboxymethylaminomethyluridine(34)-2'-O)-methyltransferase TrmL translates to MVGIHVVLYQPEIPANTGNIARTCAATDTVLHLIRPLGFSTDDKMLKRAGLDYWPFVKIFYYDSLDEFFHKNGTGEHYYISKFGKRTYSECDFRDPAKEYYFIFGKETTGLPKDLLRKNRERCLRIPMNGNVRSLNLSNTAAILVYEALRQQNFPGLEIAGPELPAEADVFQEENATGK, encoded by the coding sequence TTGGTGGGAATCCATGTCGTCCTTTACCAGCCGGAAATACCCGCAAATACGGGAAATATTGCGAGAACCTGTGCGGCGACGGACACCGTTTTGCATCTCATCCGTCCGCTGGGCTTTTCCACCGATGACAAGATGCTGAAGCGGGCGGGGCTGGATTACTGGCCGTTCGTAAAAATTTTTTACTATGATTCCCTCGATGAATTTTTTCATAAAAACGGCACCGGGGAGCATTATTACATCAGCAAATTCGGGAAGAGGACTTACAGCGAATGCGATTTCCGCGATCCGGCGAAGGAATATTATTTCATTTTCGGAAAGGAAACGACCGGGCTTCCGAAGGATTTGCTGCGGAAAAACCGGGAAAGATGCCTCCGCATCCCGATGAACGGCAACGTCCGTTCCTTGAATTTATCCAACACGGCGGCCATATTGGTTTACGAAGCGCTGCGGCAGCAAAACTTCCCGGGGCTGGAAATCGCCGGTCCGGAACTGCCGGCGGAGGCGGACGTTTTTCAGGAAGAAAATGCGACGGGAAAATAA
- a CDS encoding peptide ABC transporter substrate-binding protein: MKKKLALLLTLLLALGTVLSACGGKNSAGDGGSEKEKPKQEFRVNIKTEPFSLHPGLANDNTSGTVLRNTFEGLTRIGMDGKPEKAMAEDIQVSDDGTVYTFKLRDAKWSNGDPVTAHDFEYAWKWALDPKNESQYAYQLYYLKNGEAANTGKASLDSVGVKAQDDKTLVVTLEQPTPYFLELTAFYTYLPINSKIAQKNPDWYKNAGEDYVSNGPFKMVTWEHRNKIELVKNDQYWDKDNVKLEKITMYMIEDVNTELSMFKKGELDWAGLPFSQLPTDSIEQLEKEGILNIKPIAGVYWYKFNTEVKPLNNAKIRKALAYAIDREAIVKNITKAGQIPAMAAVPPSMFPENEKGYFKDNDVETAKKLLEEGLKELGYKDVSELPVIKIAYNTDEAHQKIAQAIQDMWKKNLGIKTELENEEWAVYIEKLHRGDYMVGRMGWLGDFNDPINFLELFRDKNGGNNDTRWENPQFKQLLIQSQKERDPEKRLELLKQAEKIFMDEMPVAPIYFYTNAWVQKDNLKDVAISGLGDVQLKWAYFE; encoded by the coding sequence ATGAAGAAGAAGCTTGCGTTACTTCTCACCCTGTTGCTGGCCTTAGGCACGGTTCTTTCCGCTTGCGGCGGGAAAAACAGTGCCGGTGATGGGGGATCCGAAAAAGAAAAACCCAAGCAGGAATTCCGGGTGAACATCAAGACCGAGCCATTTTCCCTGCATCCGGGCTTGGCCAATGACAACACTTCCGGTACCGTGCTTCGCAACACCTTTGAAGGTTTGACCCGCATCGGCATGGACGGCAAACCGGAAAAAGCGATGGCGGAAGATATTCAAGTTTCCGATGACGGAACGGTTTATACCTTCAAGCTCCGTGACGCCAAATGGTCCAACGGCGACCCGGTAACCGCCCACGACTTTGAATACGCATGGAAATGGGCGCTCGATCCGAAAAACGAATCCCAATACGCCTATCAGCTCTATTATTTGAAAAACGGTGAAGCTGCCAACACCGGAAAGGCTTCGCTGGATTCCGTAGGGGTCAAGGCCCAGGACGACAAAACCTTGGTCGTCACTTTGGAACAACCGACTCCGTATTTCCTGGAATTAACCGCATTCTATACGTATTTGCCGATCAACAGCAAAATCGCCCAGAAAAACCCGGACTGGTATAAAAACGCCGGAGAAGATTACGTCTCCAACGGTCCGTTCAAAATGGTGACCTGGGAACACCGCAACAAGATCGAGCTCGTGAAAAACGACCAATACTGGGATAAAGACAACGTAAAATTAGAAAAAATCACCATGTACATGATCGAAGACGTCAATACGGAACTGTCCATGTTCAAGAAAGGTGAACTCGACTGGGCGGGTCTTCCGTTCTCGCAATTGCCGACCGATTCCATTGAACAGCTGGAAAAAGAAGGCATATTGAATATCAAGCCGATCGCCGGCGTGTACTGGTACAAATTCAATACGGAAGTCAAGCCCTTAAATAATGCGAAAATTCGTAAAGCATTGGCCTATGCCATCGACCGCGAAGCGATCGTAAAGAATATTACGAAAGCGGGGCAAATCCCGGCGATGGCCGCAGTTCCGCCTTCCATGTTCCCTGAAAACGAAAAAGGCTACTTCAAGGACAACGATGTGGAAACCGCGAAAAAACTTCTGGAAGAAGGCTTGAAGGAACTGGGCTACAAAGATGTGTCCGAATTGCCGGTCATCAAGATCGCTTACAACACGGATGAAGCTCACCAAAAGATCGCTCAGGCCATCCAAGACATGTGGAAAAAGAACCTCGGGATCAAAACCGAACTTGAAAACGAAGAATGGGCCGTTTATATCGAAAAACTTCACCGCGGCGACTACATGGTCGGACGGATGGGCTGGCTGGGCGACTTCAACGACCCGATCAACTTCCTTGAACTCTTCCGCGACAAGAACGGCGGAAACAACGACACCCGTTGGGAAAACCCGCAATTCAAACAATTGTTGATCCAATCCCAAAAAGAACGGGATCCTGAAAAACGCCTTGAACTGTTGAAACAAGCGGAAAAAATCTTCATGGATGAAATGCCGGTCGCGCCGATTTACTTCTATACCAATGCCTGGGTACAAAAAGACAACCTCAAAGATGTGGCTATCTCTGGCCTGGGAGACGTACAGCTCAAATGGGCTTACTTCGAATAA
- a CDS encoding ABC transporter permease, whose amino-acid sequence MLKYILRRLASILLTLFVIVTITFFLMRIAPGNPFTSEKRLPPEIEANLNAHYGLDQPWYKQYAQYLVKVATWDFGPSFKYKGQTVNDLIADGFPVSLYLGLEALFIAVFFGILLGVFAAVRQNSWVDYSSMSLAVIGISVPSFIMAAVLQYIFAIKLEWFPIATWASFKHTILPSVALAMMPLAYIARLTRSTMLEVLNNDYIKTAKSKGFSERVIVYRHALRNSLLPVISYLGPLTANIITGSFVIEKIFGIPGLGAHFVQSITNRDYTVIMGVTTFYSIILLLAVLLVDIVYGLIDPRIKVSAKEGV is encoded by the coding sequence GTGCTTAAATATATTCTCAGGCGTCTCGCATCCATTTTGCTTACCTTGTTCGTCATCGTCACGATCACCTTTTTCCTCATGCGGATTGCCCCGGGCAACCCGTTCACTTCCGAAAAAAGGCTTCCCCCGGAAATTGAAGCGAACCTGAACGCCCATTACGGCCTTGACCAACCGTGGTACAAGCAATATGCCCAATATTTGGTCAAAGTGGCCACCTGGGATTTCGGCCCCTCGTTTAAATATAAGGGACAGACGGTGAACGATCTCATCGCGGACGGTTTTCCGGTTTCCTTGTATCTTGGCCTCGAAGCGTTATTTATCGCTGTTTTTTTTGGGATTTTGCTGGGCGTTTTCGCCGCCGTCAGGCAGAACAGCTGGGTCGATTATTCATCCATGAGCCTTGCGGTCATCGGCATCTCAGTTCCGTCGTTCATCATGGCCGCCGTCTTGCAATATATCTTTGCCATTAAATTGGAATGGTTTCCGATTGCCACATGGGCTTCTTTTAAACACACTATCCTCCCCTCGGTGGCTCTGGCCATGATGCCGCTCGCCTATATTGCGCGGCTGACCAGGTCGACCATGTTGGAAGTCTTGAACAATGACTACATCAAGACGGCGAAGTCGAAGGGATTCAGCGAGCGGGTCATCGTCTACCGCCATGCTTTAAGAAATTCCCTTCTTCCGGTCATCTCCTATTTGGGCCCGTTGACCGCCAACATCATTACGGGAAGCTTTGTTATCGAAAAAATTTTCGGCATCCCCGGTCTTGGCGCCCACTTTGTGCAGAGCATTACCAACCGGGATTATACGGTCATCATGGGCGTGACCACTTTCTACAGCATCATCCTCTTGCTTGCCGTATTGTTGGTTGATATCGTTTATGGGCTGATCGATCCGCGCATCAAAGTATCCGCGAAAGAGGGGGTATGA
- a CDS encoding ABC transporter permease, with protein MTSSVGEKEKFVLVQQNLEEAEKIEKKSISFWGDAFYRFRQNKLAMFCVFLLLVLVAMAIFVPWFSKYDYDTNDLMNTNQPPSAKHWFGTDDLGRDVFVRTWVGARISLTIGVVAALIDLLIGVVWGGIAGYKGGRVDEVMMRIADILNGIPYLLVIILFMVVFGQELWTMILAMTVTGWINMARIVRGQVLQLKNQEFVLAARTLGASFNRILFKHVIPNAMGPILVTLTLTIPSAIFTEAFLSFLGLGLNPPLASWGTMANEGLPALEYYPWRLFFPATFICLTMFALNVIGDGLRDAIDPRLRK; from the coding sequence ATGACGTCATCCGTCGGGGAAAAAGAAAAGTTTGTTCTCGTCCAGCAGAATTTGGAAGAAGCGGAAAAAATCGAGAAGAAGAGCATCAGTTTTTGGGGAGATGCCTTTTACCGGTTCAGGCAAAATAAATTGGCCATGTTTTGCGTTTTCCTGCTGCTTGTTCTCGTGGCAATGGCCATTTTTGTGCCGTGGTTCAGCAAGTATGACTACGATACGAACGATTTGATGAACACCAACCAGCCGCCTTCCGCGAAACATTGGTTCGGCACCGATGATCTGGGAAGGGACGTATTTGTGCGCACTTGGGTCGGCGCGAGAATATCCTTGACGATCGGTGTGGTGGCCGCGCTCATCGATTTATTGATCGGTGTCGTCTGGGGCGGCATCGCCGGATATAAGGGCGGAAGAGTCGATGAAGTGATGATGCGGATCGCGGACATATTAAACGGCATTCCTTACTTGTTGGTTATCATCTTGTTTATGGTCGTTTTCGGACAGGAACTTTGGACGATGATCCTCGCCATGACCGTCACCGGCTGGATCAATATGGCGCGTATTGTGCGGGGGCAAGTCCTGCAGCTGAAAAACCAGGAATTCGTTTTGGCCGCCCGGACCTTGGGCGCAAGTTTCAACCGGATCTTATTCAAACACGTGATCCCTAACGCGATGGGTCCCATCCTGGTCACCTTGACCTTGACGATCCCTTCGGCGATTTTCACCGAGGCCTTTTTGAGCTTCTTGGGATTGGGATTGAATCCGCCCCTTGCCAGCTGGGGAACGATGGCCAATGAAGGGTTGCCGGCGTTGGAATACTATCCGTGGAGATTATTTTTCCCGGCCACCTTCATCTGCTTGACGATGTTTGCTTTAAATGTCATCGGGGACGGTCTGCGTGATGCCATCGACCCGCGCTTACGGAAATAG